CGCAGGTCCGCCCGAGGGAGAAATCTTTGCTCGCCCATCCGTTCGATGCGGGCAGCGGCGGCCCCCCGCGGGCGCCGCCTCCTTCTCGGAAGCGCTGCCATGGCCGTCATCCGTGTCTCTCTTCGAGCATCGGGGGAAACCCTGGGTCCGATTATCCAATGTTGGCTCAGTCACGTTGGTTTTGTTTTGGGCTTGCTTCCTAAGGTGGGTGAGTTTAGGGACCGAGCATCCCATGTCTCTCTCCTCCGGACATCATGTTCACGTCTCTTAGTTTCTTGTATAGTGAAATGATACGCAAACTTTGTGTATCCGCGGGAAAAAGCATAGTATCGGGGGAAACCCTGGGTCCGATTATCCAATGTTGGCTCAGTCACGTTGGTTTTGTTTTGGGCTTGCTTCCTAAGGTGGGTGAGTTTAGGGACCGAGCATCCCATGTCTCTCTCCTCCGGACATCATGTTCACGTCTCTTAGTTTCTTGTATAGTGAAATGATACGCAAACTTTGTGTATCCGCGGGAAAAAGCATAGTGGATCTGATAATTTGAATAGAAAAATTCCACGGAGGGTGGAATGTGTGTGTATATACAGCCAAAATCTGTTATCGCTCGCACGTCTGATCCGGTGTGAAGGTGCGCGTGCCATCCATGGCGACGTACCTTCTACGGGGTGCGGTAATTAAGGTTGCGTGACGTTACGTGCAACAGCCGCTTTCGCTTCCGGCTCTCCCCCTTTTCGATAAGAACCAACCAGCCAACGACCTCCCTTCCCCCCCATCCCCACTGCCCAGCAACAACCCCGAACTCCTCAGAGTCATCGCGAGAGATCTCTCCCTGCTTCTTCCATGGAGAAGGCGATCGACCGGCAGCGCGTGCTCCTCGCGCACCTCCTCCCCTCCGCATCCAGCCAGGCCCAGCTATCCGTGAGATCTCATCTTCCCGTGATTTTATCCCCTCGTCGTTCTCCCGCgatcctctttttttcttttactCAGGCGGGTGCTTGACGAGCTGAATGGTTGATTTGTGCGTGCAGGCGTCGGCGTGCGCGGCCGGGGACAGCGCCGCCTACCAGCGGAGCTCCTGCTTCGGGGACGACGTCGTCATCGTCGCGTAAGCCCCATCCCCCCTCCTTCCCTACCAACTACCTACCCGCCCATGTAATCATGAATCATTCTCTTCTTGCCCCAGGCGAATTGCTGCTAGTTCCGATTTGTATCCTCTACTCCTCTAGTTCAAGGGACGGAATTACTTGTTTTTTCAGCTGGTAGACAGCCAGCCGACTCCCCCAACTGTAGTTGAGTTCAGTTCAGGTGGTCAAATATGCAGGGGAGGGGACTGATTTTTTCCCCACACCCTAATTAGTAATTAACCTTGTATACTACTGTTTTACAAGCACACCGAGCATGCTAGATGATCTTGCGAATTATTTTACAAGAACAAACGCTTGATCCACAGACACCACACAGCTCAGAGTTCAGATCTTGTACTCTGCCAGCGACTAGCTCATTATCACAGTTGCTGTCCAAATCGTGTAGAAGCTAGGTTCTGGACATGCGGAGCGCTGTTCTTTATGGGTGCACCATGCTGATGCAAATCACGGAACAGAATGATCATAGAATGGATGCCGTGTTTGTTCTGATTATTACTTTCTTCTTCTTTGCTGTGTCACCCGCAGTGCCTACCGGACGCCGATATGCAAGGCCAAGCGAGGGGGCTTCAAGGACACCTACCCGGAGGACCTTCTTACCCCAGTTCTCAAGGTTTGCACTTAGCATGTACTCCGTACCTCTTTGTACAAATATATACTGGCACATTCAAACCGAGAGGACAGCATTCTCAGATTGTTGCTCACTGCACATTCCCATGCATAGGCTGTTCTGGACAAAACTGGAATCAACCCAGCTCAAATCGGCGATGTTGTGGTCGGGACGGTGCTAGGCCCAGGTTCTCAGCGTGCGATTGAGTGCAGGACTGCATCTCTGTTGGCCGGAATTCCTGGTAAATACTGTGCTTTCAAAATCATATGGAGTATGATATATGCCACCTCATATGAAAGAACGGGTTTCTTTTTTTATGTACAGCGATTTCTACTTCCTTAATTTCCTCTTTGCTGATGCAGAGACCGTTCCTGTGAGAACTGTGAACCGCCAATGCTCATCGGGGCTACAGGCAGTAGCAGATGTTGCTGCTGCTATAAAAGCTGGTTTCTATGACATCGGTAATTACTATGGGCTTTATGCTAGTTTTGCTGCATAGGTGCTTTATTTTAAGTTAGAGGCGCTGAACTACAGTTTTTGGTCCAAAACAGGGATTGGTGCAGGTCTTGAATCCATGTCAGTGAACTCCGTTGGTTGGGAAGGCCAAGTAAACCCAAGAGTAAGGATTCTATAAGCACCCTGTACTTTGCTCCATTTAACTTACTCTGCTTGTGCCTTGGTAACACATTTTTCTTTGCAGGTCATTGAACTACAGAAAGCACAGGATTGTCTTCTACCCATGGGAATAACATCTGAAAATGTTGCTCAGCGATACGGTGTAACCAGAGAAGAGCAAGATAAGGCTGCTGTGAGTTCCTAAGGCATATGCACTATGTTTTAATTCCATTGCTTCGCCCTATACATGAAAATGTGATTAAAGTTTGTCTTTTAACAGGTTGAGTCTCATGCGAGAGCTGCTGCAGCCACGGCTTCTGGAAAGTTCAAGGATGAGATTATTCCAGTGCATACAAAGGTAAACGACACTGCTCCTTTTGTTGGCACTATATATTTTTATCTATCAGAACTCAGAAGTATTTGATATGAGCATTGATCACTAATATCATCTCATTCTGCAGCTTATTGACCCCAAAACTGGAGAGGAAAAGAAAGTTGTGATATCAGTTGATGATGGGATTAGGCCAGGGACCACGCTATCTGGATTGGCCAAGCTTAAGACAGTTTTTAAGAAGGATGGGACTACAACTGCAGGTATTCAGAACTCTTTGCTGGCACTACTGTTCCAAACAGAAGCCTGTTTGTCTGTATCTGAAAGATTCTATCTATTAAACCTATGTAGGTAATTCTAGCCAAGTGAGTGATGGTGCTGGAGCTGTTCTTCTCATGAAGAGGTCTGTAGCGGTGAGCAAGGGGCTCCCTATACTTGGCGTTTTCAGGTGCGGTATCTGCCTCTCCTTATGTATAGAAATAACATTTGTTAGCAAGTTTTCTGAATGGTATGTATTTGAGAAATACATACATCTGCGGCTTTACTGATTTTGTTGGTGTTTCCTCTAATCATCATTTCAGGAGTTTCGCTGCTGTTGGAGTGGATCCAGCTGTTATGGGCGTCGGTCCTGCGGTCGCCATACCTGCTGCAGTGAAGTCTGCTGGCCTTGACATTGACGACATTGATCTCTTTGAATTGAATGAGGTATGTTCAGTTGTCACAACCCCTGCGATTTTCTTTATCTAGTGTGTAACAATTGTTGACACCCTGTTAATCCATTTGTAGGCCTTTGCCTCCCAATTTGTCTACTGCTGCAACAAGCTGGGCCTCGACCGGTCAAAGGTGAACGTGAATGGAGGCGCCATCGCTATGGGGCATCCTCTTGGCGCAACAGGTAATTGATCGAACATCTGCTGTTGTTCACTTTTGACCTTGGAATGTGATGGCACCAACAGAAGTTCCACCGCTGAAAAATAAACTGTCGCCGCATCATATGAGCAAACAATGTACTAACCCGGTAAGCCTGTTTGTTTTCTTCAGGTGCCCGGTGCATCTCGACCCTTCTGAACGAAATGAAGCGCCGGGGCAGGGACTGCAGATTCGGCGTTGTGACCATGTGCATCGGTTCGTTCTCTCCCCTCTGAACCCCGCCGCTCACACACGCAGTTAAGAATAACGCACTTGTGCTGGTAGTAACTGAACATGCTATGTGATCGTGGGTGGATCGCAGGGTCCGGCATGGGCGCGGCGGCCGTGTTCGAGCGGGGCGACTCGGTGGACGAGCTCTCCAACGTGCGCCACATCCAGTCGCACAACTTC
The Triticum urartu cultivar G1812 unplaced genomic scaffold, Tu2.1 TuUngrouped_contig_6648, whole genome shotgun sequence genome window above contains:
- the LOC125530907 gene encoding 3-ketoacyl-CoA thiolase 2, peroxisomal-like, which produces MEKAIDRQRVLLAHLLPSASSQAQLSASACAAGDSAAYQRSSCFGDDVVIVAAYRTPICKAKRGGFKDTYPEDLLTPVLKAVLDKTGINPAQIGDVVVGTVLGPGSQRAIECRTASLLAGIPETVPVRTVNRQCSSGLQAVADVAAAIKAGFYDIGIGAGLESMSVNSVGWEGQVNPRVIELQKAQDCLLPMGITSENVAQRYGVTREEQDKAAVESHARAAAATASGKFKDEIIPVHTKLIDPKTGEEKKVVISVDDGIRPGTTLSGLAKLKTVFKKDGTTTAGNSSQVSDGAGAVLLMKRSVAVSKGLPILGVFRSFAAVGVDPAVMGVGPAVAIPAAVKSAGLDIDDIDLFELNEAFASQFVYCCNKLGLDRSKVNVNGGAIAMGHPLGATGARCISTLLNEMKRRGRDCRFGVVTMCIGSGMGAAAVFERGDSVDELSNVRHIQSHNFLSKDAAK